The following proteins come from a genomic window of Kitasatospora sp. NBC_01246:
- a CDS encoding NADPH-dependent 2,4-dienoyl-CoA reductase, protein MSTDPHRARKPYPHLLSPLDLGFTTLPNRVIMGSMHVGLEEAPNGFERMAAFYAERARGGVGLIVTGGIAPNEAGRPWGGGAMLTTEAEADRHRVVTDAVHAAGGLIAMQILHFGRYAYHPDLVAPSALQAPISPYVPNALTAEQVEQTIEDFVRCAALAQRAGYDGVEIMGSEGYLINEFTAAATNHREDEWGGAYENRMRFPVEIVRRVRERVGPDFILVYRLSMLDLVPGGSTLAEVVRLAQAVEAAGATIINSGIGWHEARIPTIATSVPRGAYAWVTKKVMGSVGIPLVTSNRINTPEIAEQLLADGCADLVSLARPLLADPDFVAKARGDRSAAINTCIGCNQACLDHTFSGQITSCLVNPRACRETELVLAPTKRRKRIGVVGAGPAGLAFAVSAAERGHAVILFDAADTVGGQLNVARRIPGKEEFDETLRYYRTRLAELAVELRLGALVDAEQLAAEGFDEIVLATGVTPRTPADLPGIDHPSVVGYLDVLRDGAPVGERVAVLGAGGIGFDVAEYLTDQGDAASLNPPVFHRKWGIDPEYRERGGLTRPEPPRPPRSVHLMQRKATKVGAGLGKTTGWIHRTELKHRGVTMVAGASYELIDDAGLHFVVDGERQLLPVDTVVLCTGQEPRRDLDAALRELGITPHLIGGADVAAELDAKRAVKQGTELAATI, encoded by the coding sequence ATGAGCACCGACCCCCACCGGGCCCGGAAGCCGTACCCGCACCTGCTGAGCCCGCTCGACCTCGGCTTCACCACCCTCCCCAACCGCGTGATCATGGGATCGATGCACGTCGGCCTGGAAGAGGCGCCGAACGGCTTCGAGCGGATGGCCGCGTTCTACGCCGAGCGCGCCCGCGGCGGCGTCGGCCTGATCGTCACCGGCGGCATCGCCCCCAACGAGGCCGGCCGGCCCTGGGGCGGCGGCGCCATGCTCACCACCGAGGCGGAGGCCGACCGGCACCGCGTCGTCACCGACGCCGTGCACGCCGCCGGCGGCCTCATCGCGATGCAGATCCTGCACTTCGGCCGCTACGCCTACCACCCCGACCTGGTCGCGCCCAGCGCCCTCCAGGCCCCGATCAGCCCGTACGTGCCGAACGCCCTCACCGCCGAGCAGGTCGAGCAGACGATCGAGGACTTCGTCCGCTGCGCCGCCCTCGCGCAGCGGGCCGGCTACGACGGCGTCGAGATCATGGGCTCCGAGGGCTACCTGATCAACGAGTTCACCGCCGCCGCCACCAACCACCGCGAGGACGAGTGGGGCGGCGCCTACGAGAACCGGATGCGCTTCCCGGTCGAGATCGTCCGCCGGGTCCGCGAACGGGTCGGCCCCGACTTCATCCTGGTCTACCGCCTCTCCATGCTCGACCTCGTCCCCGGCGGCTCCACCCTCGCCGAGGTCGTCCGGCTCGCCCAGGCCGTCGAGGCGGCCGGCGCGACCATCATCAACTCCGGCATCGGCTGGCACGAGGCGCGGATCCCCACCATCGCCACCTCCGTCCCGCGCGGCGCCTACGCCTGGGTGACGAAGAAGGTGATGGGCTCGGTCGGCATCCCGCTCGTCACCAGCAACCGCATCAACACCCCCGAGATCGCCGAGCAGTTGCTCGCCGACGGCTGCGCCGACCTCGTCTCGCTGGCCCGCCCGCTGCTCGCCGACCCCGACTTCGTCGCCAAGGCGCGGGGCGACCGCTCCGCCGCCATCAACACCTGCATCGGCTGCAACCAGGCCTGCCTGGACCACACCTTCAGCGGGCAGATCACCTCCTGCCTGGTCAACCCGCGCGCCTGCCGCGAGACCGAACTCGTCCTCGCACCGACCAAGCGGCGCAAGCGGATCGGCGTCGTCGGCGCCGGCCCGGCCGGGCTCGCCTTCGCCGTCTCCGCCGCCGAACGCGGCCACGCCGTCATCCTGTTCGACGCCGCCGACACCGTCGGCGGGCAGCTGAACGTGGCCCGGCGGATCCCCGGCAAGGAGGAGTTCGACGAGACGCTGCGCTACTACCGCACCCGGCTGGCCGAGTTGGCGGTCGAGCTGCGTCTCGGCGCACTGGTCGACGCGGAGCAGCTCGCCGCCGAGGGCTTCGACGAGATCGTCCTCGCCACCGGCGTCACCCCGCGAACCCCGGCCGACCTCCCGGGCATCGACCACCCCAGCGTCGTCGGCTACCTGGACGTGCTGCGCGACGGCGCGCCCGTCGGCGAGCGGGTCGCCGTCCTCGGCGCGGGCGGCATCGGCTTCGACGTCGCCGAGTACCTCACCGACCAGGGCGACGCCGCCAGCCTCAACCCGCCGGTGTTCCACCGCAAGTGGGGCATCGACCCGGAGTACCGCGAGCGCGGCGGCCTCACCCGCCCCGAGCCGCCCCGCCCCCCGCGCAGCGTCCACCTGATGCAGCGCAAGGCCACCAAGGTCGGCGCCGGCCTCGGCAAGACCACCGGCTGGATCCACCGCACCGAGCTCAAGCACCGCGGCGTCACCATGGTCGCCGGCGCGAGCTACGAGCTGATCGACGACGCCGGCCTGCACTTCGTCGTGGACGGCGAACGGCAGCTCCTGCCCGTGGACACCGTCGTCCTCTGCACCGGCCAGGAACCCCGCCGCGACCTGGACGCCGCCCTGCGCGAGCTCGGCATCACCCCCCACCTGATCGGCGGCGCCGACGTGGCCGCCGAACTCGACGCCAAGCGCGCCGTGAAGCAGGGCACCGAACTGGCCGCCACGATCTGA
- a CDS encoding PadR family transcriptional regulator, whose amino-acid sequence MSLPHAILTALLEKPSSGLELTRRFDRSIGFFWSATHQQIYRELGRLETAGLIRALPQDGPARGQKKEYDVLPAGRAELERWTAGGDDPKAVREPLLLRLRAAAVVGTAGLDAELARHLALHRAQLADYREIERRDFPSGRAAEGGRPAEGDEPADGDRLRHAVLRAGIGLESFWVEWLTETRAALPADPSRPGLPTA is encoded by the coding sequence ATGTCCCTGCCGCACGCCATCCTGACCGCCCTGCTGGAGAAGCCGTCCTCGGGGCTGGAGCTGACCCGGCGGTTCGACAGGTCGATCGGGTTCTTCTGGTCCGCCACCCACCAGCAGATCTACCGGGAGCTCGGCCGGCTGGAGACGGCCGGGCTGATCCGGGCGCTCCCGCAGGACGGTCCGGCGCGGGGGCAGAAGAAGGAGTACGACGTCCTGCCCGCCGGCCGCGCCGAGCTCGAACGGTGGACGGCCGGCGGGGACGACCCGAAGGCCGTCCGCGAGCCGCTGTTGCTGCGGCTGCGCGCGGCGGCGGTGGTCGGCACGGCCGGGCTCGACGCCGAGCTGGCCCGCCACCTCGCGCTGCACCGTGCGCAGTTGGCCGACTACCGGGAGATCGAGCGGCGGGACTTCCCGTCGGGCCGGGCGGCGGAGGGTGGCCGGCCCGCCGAGGGCGACGAGCCAGCCGACGGGGACCGGCTGCGGCACGCCGTACTGCGGGCCGGAATCGGGCTGGAGTCCTTCTGGGTGGAGTGGCTCACCGAGACCCGGGCCGCCCTGCCCGCAGACCCGTCCCGTCCTGGCCTCCCTACGGCCTGA